TCTTCGTTGACGATCACCGGCAGCACCTGCGCTGGGAAGAACGGTCGATTGTGGATCGGAATGACGTAGACCGTGGTCGGCAGGTTCTGCCCCGGCAACACCAGCCCGGTGTTGCTGACCTCTTCGGCGCTATGGATATCGTGAATCTCGTCGTGGTCGCTCATGAGGCACCTGACTGATTGAACATGACAGTCTAGATGGGGAAATCGGCACGGGGTTTCAATCCCATGCTTGGCGATGAGTGTCGAATGGATGTTGCAGGAAATTGCTTACGAACGTATTAGCGGCCGTGGCCGCAGGAAATCGCTGGGTGGCCGGCCGAACTGGCGGCTGAACATGGCGCTGAAGGCGCTGGGCGTGCTGTAGCCCACTTCCAGCGCCACGCTCAGCACGCTGTCGCCCAGGGCCAGGCGCTCCAGCGCCGCCAGCAGCCGCGCCTGCTGGCGCCATTGGCCGAACGTCAGCCCGGTTTCGCGGAGGAACCAGCGTTGCACCGTCTTGCTGTCGACGTTCGCCTGGCGCGCCCAGTCGGCGAGGCCGGCATGTTCACCGGGCTGGTGCTGGATAGCCTGGCACAGCGTGCGCAGGCGTGGGTGTGCCGGCAGGGGCAGGTGCAGCGGAAGCACGGGTTCTTCGCGCAATTCATCGAGCAGCAGGCCGAGGACGCGGCCGTCTCGGGAGTTCGGCGTTACCTCACCGCTGATCGTCAGCGCCGCGAGGATCAGTTCGCGCAACAGCGGCGAGACTGCCAGCACGCAGCAATTCCGCGGCAGGTGCGGGGCGCTGTCCGGTTCCACGTAGAGGGTGCGCACCTGCACGTCGCCGACCATGCGCGTCCAGTGCTCGACGCCGGCGGGTATCCACAGGCCACGGTTGTCCGGCACCACCCACTGGCCGCTGGCGCTACCCACCACCAGCACGCCGCGCACGGCGTACAGCAGCTGCGCGCGGCGATGGCTGTGGGCCGGCACTTGGTGGCCGTCGGGGAAGTCCAGGGCGACGGCAGCGACCGGGCTGGCCGCGCGCTCGTCGCCGTGATCCAGCTCGGCCTCGACAGGGATGTCCTTTTTACGCATCTGGCTGCCTATTTATCGTTAGACGCCCACTTTCCCCCATCGCTAGGCTGCTGAACAGTCCCCATCTGCTTCGATGATCCCGCCATGAACGACATGTCCATTATCGCCGAACAACTGGCTCGTATCGCCCGGTTGCTCGAACAATCCCTGCCACCGCGCCCCGAACTGGTGCTGGAGGAGGGCGCCATCGCCCATCTGTGGGAATACCGCCAGGGCCAGCCGCGCCTGGTGCCGGTGCGCGAGCCGGCGCTGATCGCCTTTGGCGACCTGCGCAACGTCGACCGGCAGAAAGGGCTGATCGAACAGAACACCCGCCAGTTCGTCGCCGGCCGTCCGGCCAACAACGTGCTGCTGACCGGCGCGCGCGGAACCGGCAAGAGTTCGCTGGTGAAAGCCTGCCTGCATGCTTTCCAGGCCGAAGGGCTGCGCCTGATCGAGGTGGACAAGGAGCACCTGGCCGACCTACCGCAGATCATCGACCTGCTGCGTCATCGCCCGGAGCGCTTCATCCTGTTCTGCGACGACCTCTCCTTCGAGGACGGCGAGACCGGCTACAAGGGCCTGAAGACGGTACTCGACGGCTCGGTGGCCGGGCAGTCCGGCAACGTGCTGATCTACGCCACCTCTAACCGCCGCCACCTGCTGGCCGAGCGCGCCGAGGACAATCTGGCCTTCCAGCGTAGCGAGAGCGGCGAGCTGCATCCCGGCGAGGCGGTGGAGGAGAAGGTCTCGCTCTCCGAGCGTTTCGGCCTGTGGATATCTTTCTATGCCTTCAGCCAGGAGCAGTACCTGGAAACGGTCGCCCGCTGGCTGGAGTACCACGGCCTGGGCGGCGTGCGGCAGGACGGCTGGGAACAGGCGGCGATCCGCTGGGCGACCCATCGCGGGTCGCGGTCCGGGCGGATCGCCGCGCAGTTCGCCCGGGA
This Pseudomonas sp. ATCC 13867 DNA region includes the following protein-coding sequences:
- a CDS encoding AraC family transcriptional regulator, with product MRKKDIPVEAELDHGDERAASPVAAVALDFPDGHQVPAHSHRRAQLLYAVRGVLVVGSASGQWVVPDNRGLWIPAGVEHWTRMVGDVQVRTLYVEPDSAPHLPRNCCVLAVSPLLRELILAALTISGEVTPNSRDGRVLGLLLDELREEPVLPLHLPLPAHPRLRTLCQAIQHQPGEHAGLADWARQANVDSKTVQRWFLRETGLTFGQWRQQARLLAALERLALGDSVLSVALEVGYSTPSAFSAMFSRQFGRPPSDFLRPRPLIRS
- a CDS encoding ATP-binding protein, encoding MNDMSIIAEQLARIARLLEQSLPPRPELVLEEGAIAHLWEYRQGQPRLVPVREPALIAFGDLRNVDRQKGLIEQNTRQFVAGRPANNVLLTGARGTGKSSLVKACLHAFQAEGLRLIEVDKEHLADLPQIIDLLRHRPERFILFCDDLSFEDGETGYKGLKTVLDGSVAGQSGNVLIYATSNRRHLLAERAEDNLAFQRSESGELHPGEAVEEKVSLSERFGLWISFYAFSQEQYLETVARWLEYHGLGGVRQDGWEQAAIRWATHRGSRSGRIAAQFARDYAGRRP